One stretch of Legionella birminghamensis DNA includes these proteins:
- a CDS encoding IucA/IucC family protein, translating to MALAYGDYHGLTHQLRFLLFEIGIACSHQQTETAIIHSQSACLSQLQQMATAENLGAGIISHEARDFVAQLKERLYRQSAQSAFFQWERLFLYVDNFIAHQAMILLYQQRWNQELAREMGNATSFWSRLLIKHDPHNLLVFLEQWASPYEFLESQHFIPSAFKPREVLQYAPQFNAQPSLHWCALRKQSVTASAFSQEIQRCFPVEYKTWQEKIARMQHNPDHFTPLPVHPWQWRNAIQTEYSQLIDQKSLLLVPHHQLVKPAMSPSWLIPAKQSKAQLELPLASQFVSGQTGSGNLQTLLEQANQFEHGLFVVRSLNQDTAPVCSFEPSLIENPLFFLKNDQVAVPFDALIKPCPTSGLVLITEMVHLSAISPLRFFAQYAQQFLASFLNLLLKENVSLMFSSGDVLLIIDKSLPKGIILKKTQCLDARLITEVMPGFINTILLGHLQPLLQALCRDFQLKPSLLWKIIKETLLAHLSENSCRAVQIRDYLFADNWFVRKRLSLRLQPRPVNESTYYPIANPLLG from the coding sequence ATGGCTTTAGCTTACGGTGATTACCATGGATTAACCCATCAGTTGCGCTTTCTTCTATTCGAAATTGGAATTGCCTGCTCCCACCAGCAGACTGAAACGGCGATAATCCACTCGCAAAGTGCCTGTCTCAGCCAGTTGCAGCAAATGGCAACAGCTGAAAATCTTGGAGCAGGAATTATCAGCCATGAAGCACGTGATTTTGTTGCACAACTTAAAGAACGCCTCTATCGGCAAAGTGCTCAAAGCGCTTTTTTTCAATGGGAACGACTGTTTCTCTATGTCGACAATTTCATTGCCCATCAAGCAATGATACTACTTTACCAGCAACGCTGGAATCAGGAGCTGGCCCGTGAAATGGGGAATGCCACAAGCTTTTGGTCCCGGCTATTGATAAAACATGACCCGCACAATCTCTTGGTGTTTCTCGAGCAATGGGCTTCCCCCTATGAATTCCTGGAGTCTCAGCATTTCATCCCCTCCGCATTTAAACCGCGTGAAGTTCTCCAGTATGCACCACAATTCAATGCGCAGCCAAGCCTTCATTGGTGTGCTTTGCGTAAGCAGAGCGTCACCGCTTCAGCGTTTTCACAGGAAATACAGCGTTGTTTTCCTGTTGAATACAAAACCTGGCAAGAAAAAATAGCCAGGATGCAGCACAACCCCGACCATTTTACCCCCCTTCCTGTCCATCCCTGGCAATGGCGAAATGCTATTCAGACTGAATACAGCCAATTGATCGATCAGAAATCGTTACTGCTTGTTCCCCATCACCAATTGGTCAAACCGGCAATGTCACCTTCCTGGCTAATTCCTGCGAAACAGAGCAAAGCACAACTGGAACTGCCATTGGCCAGCCAGTTTGTATCCGGACAAACCGGCTCCGGTAATTTACAGACGTTACTCGAGCAGGCAAATCAATTTGAACATGGATTATTTGTTGTGAGATCATTGAACCAGGACACAGCGCCGGTTTGCTCCTTCGAACCTTCATTAATAGAAAATCCTTTGTTTTTTTTGAAAAATGATCAGGTGGCCGTTCCTTTTGACGCATTAATTAAGCCTTGCCCTACAAGTGGTCTGGTACTGATTACAGAGATGGTTCATCTCAGCGCCATTTCACCGCTCCGCTTTTTTGCACAATACGCCCAGCAGTTTTTGGCAAGCTTCCTGAATTTATTGCTGAAGGAGAATGTGAGCCTGATGTTTTCTTCGGGCGATGTTCTGCTTATTATTGATAAAAGTCTTCCTAAAGGAATTATTTTAAAAAAAACGCAGTGTCTCGATGCGAGGCTCATCACAGAGGTCATGCCCGGCTTTATTAATACGATTTTACTGGGGCACTTGCAGCCTTTACTCCAGGCCTTATGCCGGGATTTTCAACTTAAGCCTTCTCTTCTCTGGAAAATCATCAAAGAAACGCTGCTAGCCCACCTCAGTGAAAATAGCTGCAGAGCTGTGCAAATTCGAGACTATTTGTTTGCCGATAACTGGTTTGTCAGGAAACGATTAAGCTTAAGATTACAGCCAAGGCCTGTCAATGAAAGTACATATTATCCAATAGCGAATCCCTTGCTGGGATAA
- the yhbY gene encoding ribosome assembly RNA-binding protein YhbY, with product MDTAFRQSLKAKAHHLKPVIQIGAKGLTQAVIDETNIALTAHELIKVKIYGVEKEDRQPMFSELCESLHAELVQLIGNMAVLYRKNEE from the coding sequence ATGGACACTGCATTCAGGCAATCATTAAAGGCAAAAGCACATCATTTGAAGCCGGTGATTCAAATTGGGGCGAAAGGTTTAACGCAAGCAGTCATTGATGAAACAAATATTGCACTGACGGCTCATGAACTTATCAAGGTCAAAATTTATGGCGTTGAAAAAGAAGACAGACAACCCATGTTTTCAGAACTTTGTGAAAGCCTTCATGCTGAACTGGTTCAGCTCATTGGCAACATGGCAGTACTATACCGCAAGAACGAAGAATAA
- the rlmE gene encoding 23S rRNA (uridine(2552)-2'-O)-methyltransferase RlmE — translation MPRSKSSKRWLQEHFDDFYVKKAQAEGYRSRAVYKLKEVDEREHLLRPGMTVVDLGAAPGGWTQYISEKLNGKGNIIALDILPMDHLADVTFIQGDFREDEVLQQLLALIPARSVDLLLSDMAPNMSGSYAIDIPKAMYLAELAFDFGDKMLKPGGSMLMKVFHGEGFDELVKLIRKKFGKVVIRKPAASRSRSRETYLLAKDYNL, via the coding sequence ATGCCGCGTTCCAAAAGTAGTAAGCGTTGGTTACAAGAGCATTTTGATGACTTTTATGTCAAAAAAGCGCAGGCGGAAGGTTATCGTAGCCGCGCCGTTTATAAACTGAAAGAAGTCGATGAGCGTGAGCATTTATTGCGGCCGGGCATGACCGTCGTTGATCTTGGCGCAGCCCCTGGCGGTTGGACGCAATATATTAGTGAAAAACTAAATGGCAAAGGGAATATCATTGCACTGGATATATTACCCATGGATCATCTTGCAGATGTTACTTTTATCCAGGGTGATTTTCGCGAGGATGAGGTCTTGCAGCAATTGCTTGCCCTAATACCTGCACGCAGTGTGGACTTGCTTTTATCGGATATGGCCCCAAATATGAGTGGGAGCTATGCAATTGACATTCCCAAAGCCATGTATCTGGCTGAACTGGCATTCGATTTTGGCGATAAAATGCTAAAACCTGGCGGCTCAATGCTTATGAAAGTGTTTCATGGGGAAGGCTTTGATGAACTGGTGAAGCTGATAAGAAAAAAATTTGGAAAGGTTGTTATCCGGAAACCGGCTGCGTCGCGTTCACGATCTCGTGAAACCTATTTGCTGGCTAAGGACTATAATTTATAG
- the ftsH gene encoding ATP-dependent zinc metalloprotease FtsH, which translates to MVKNLFLWLVIAIVLVSVFSNFGPRHAAAEKISYSQFLTEIDQGAVNAVTIEDNKIIKGVTKNNRRFVTYMPMQDNALLGQLLKNKVDVSGQEKQQESFLLHIFINWFPMLLLIGVWIFFMRQMQGGGGRGAMSFGRSRARLLGEDQVKVTFADVAGVDEAKEEVKELVDFLRDPSKFQNLGGRIPRGVLLVGPPGTGKTLLAKAVAGEAKVPFFTISGSDFVEMFVGVGASRVRDMFEQAKKHAPCIIFIDEIDAVGRHRGAGLGGGHDEREQTLNQLLVEMDGFEGNEGVIIVSATNRPDVLDPALLRPGRFDRQVVVPLPDIRGREQILKVHLQKVPIDKSVDILPIARGTPGFSGADLANLVNEAALFAARANKRKVGILELDKAKDKIMMGAERRSMVMDDNEKKLTAYHEAGHAIVGLMVPEHDPVYKVTIIPRGRALGVTMFLPEQDRYSHSKRRLESQLSSLFGGRIAEELIFGADSVTTGASNDIMRATEISRKMVTSWGLSAMGPLTFGEEEGEVFLGRSMSQRKEMSDSTAYQIDEEVRQIIDRNYQRAKEILSTNLDKLHVMAQALIKYETIDSNQIAEIMAGHEPSPPEDWTGQKPDPNASPSLDNQKINGKQVDHPAEGH; encoded by the coding sequence ATGGTAAAAAATTTATTTCTGTGGCTTGTAATCGCCATTGTACTGGTTTCTGTATTCAGTAATTTTGGCCCTCGGCATGCTGCAGCTGAAAAAATCTCCTACAGCCAGTTTCTAACCGAAATTGATCAAGGCGCTGTAAACGCCGTTACAATCGAAGATAATAAAATTATTAAAGGGGTTACTAAAAATAACCGCCGCTTTGTTACATACATGCCCATGCAGGATAATGCTTTACTAGGGCAATTGCTAAAGAACAAAGTCGATGTAAGCGGCCAGGAAAAACAACAGGAAAGCTTCCTCCTGCATATCTTTATTAACTGGTTTCCCATGCTATTGCTCATCGGTGTATGGATATTCTTTATGCGCCAGATGCAGGGCGGCGGCGGGCGCGGTGCTATGTCGTTTGGCCGTTCACGTGCGCGTCTCCTGGGCGAAGATCAAGTCAAAGTCACTTTTGCCGATGTTGCGGGTGTGGATGAAGCGAAAGAAGAGGTCAAAGAACTGGTTGATTTCCTTCGTGATCCAAGCAAGTTCCAGAATCTGGGTGGCCGCATTCCCCGTGGTGTGTTGCTGGTTGGCCCCCCGGGAACTGGTAAAACACTACTGGCAAAAGCAGTGGCCGGAGAAGCCAAAGTTCCCTTTTTTACCATTTCCGGTTCGGATTTCGTTGAAATGTTTGTCGGGGTGGGCGCTTCCCGTGTCAGAGATATGTTTGAGCAGGCTAAAAAGCATGCGCCCTGCATCATCTTTATTGATGAAATTGATGCGGTAGGAAGACATCGAGGTGCTGGCCTAGGCGGCGGCCATGATGAGCGGGAACAGACATTGAACCAGCTTCTGGTTGAAATGGATGGATTCGAAGGCAATGAAGGTGTAATTATTGTATCGGCTACAAATCGGCCCGATGTACTGGATCCGGCCTTGCTGAGACCAGGCCGATTTGATCGTCAGGTGGTAGTTCCTTTGCCAGATATTCGTGGCCGAGAACAAATTCTGAAAGTGCATTTACAGAAAGTGCCAATTGATAAAAGTGTCGATATTCTCCCTATTGCGAGAGGAACACCGGGATTTTCAGGTGCAGATCTTGCCAATCTGGTGAATGAGGCCGCTTTGTTTGCTGCGCGGGCCAATAAGCGAAAAGTAGGTATTTTAGAGCTTGATAAAGCCAAAGATAAAATCATGATGGGTGCGGAGCGTCGTTCAATGGTCATGGACGACAATGAGAAGAAATTAACAGCTTATCACGAAGCAGGTCATGCTATTGTGGGACTAATGGTTCCAGAGCATGATCCCGTTTATAAAGTTACAATCATTCCTCGAGGAAGGGCCCTTGGAGTAACCATGTTTCTTCCTGAGCAGGATCGTTACAGCCACAGCAAACGCCGTCTGGAGAGCCAGCTTTCAAGCTTATTTGGCGGACGAATTGCAGAGGAATTGATTTTTGGAGCGGACAGCGTGACCACTGGTGCTTCAAACGATATTATGCGGGCTACCGAGATTAGCCGAAAAATGGTTACCAGCTGGGGACTCTCTGCAATGGGACCGCTGACCTTTGGTGAAGAAGAAGGTGAAGTCTTTTTGGGACGTAGTATGTCTCAACGCAAGGAAATGTCGGATAGTACAGCTTATCAGATTGACGAGGAAGTGCGTCAGATCATTGATAGAAATTATCAGCGCGCGAAAGAAATTCTGTCTACCAATCTGGATAAATTGCATGTAATGGCGCAGGCATTAATTAAATACGAAACAATTGATTCCAATCAAATTGCAGAAATCATGGCAGGCCATGAACCATCACCCCCAGAGGATTGGACAGGACAAAAGCCCGATCCGAATGCTTCACCGTCTTTGGATAACCAGAAAATTAATGGCAAGCAGGTGGATCATCCGGCAGAGGGCCACTAG
- the folP gene encoding dihydropteroate synthase has protein sequence MNNQQFKFWCENYFTSENRVSQALVMGIVNVTPDSFSDGGQYNELPKALAHALRLVDEGADIIDVGGESVRPGAMPVSEQEELDRVIPFIERLRQESDICISIDTTKPAVMKEAINAGAGLINDISALQEDKALSVAASTDCAICLMHMQGTPNTMQDNPHYGDVIDEINEFLKQRIEACVAAGIKRERLIVDPGFGFGKKVEHNLQLTNQLSRFSIHQRPILLGVSRKTTIGKVLNKNIDERLIGGLVLTTIAMEQGLGIIRTHDVADTKQVVTMMQAVNKSWSDTNKMGA, from the coding sequence TTGAACAATCAGCAATTCAAATTCTGGTGTGAAAACTATTTCACATCGGAGAACCGTGTCTCTCAGGCACTTGTTATGGGCATCGTAAATGTCACTCCGGATTCCTTCTCGGATGGAGGCCAATACAATGAGTTGCCCAAAGCGCTGGCTCATGCACTGCGGCTGGTTGACGAAGGCGCAGACATTATTGATGTGGGCGGTGAGTCAGTCAGGCCTGGTGCCATGCCGGTCAGCGAGCAAGAGGAACTGGATCGGGTTATACCCTTTATCGAAAGATTACGACAGGAAAGTGATATTTGTATATCGATTGATACCACTAAACCTGCGGTAATGAAAGAAGCAATCAATGCCGGCGCCGGACTGATTAATGACATTTCTGCGCTGCAGGAAGATAAAGCCTTATCAGTTGCCGCATCAACGGATTGTGCGATCTGCCTGATGCATATGCAGGGAACACCCAATACGATGCAGGATAATCCGCATTATGGAGACGTAATCGATGAGATTAATGAGTTTCTGAAACAGCGAATTGAGGCATGCGTGGCTGCAGGTATAAAACGCGAAAGGCTAATTGTTGATCCAGGTTTTGGTTTTGGCAAAAAAGTGGAACATAATTTGCAGCTTACTAATCAGCTAAGCCGTTTTTCAATACACCAAAGGCCTATACTTTTAGGTGTATCCCGGAAAACAACAATTGGAAAAGTCTTAAATAAGAACATTGACGAAAGGCTTATTGGCGGTTTGGTGTTAACCACCATTGCTATGGAACAGGGTTTGGGCATCATCCGCACCCATGACGTAGCAGATACAAAGCAGGTGGTAACGATGATGCAGGCAGTCAATAAATCCTGGAGCGATACTAACAAAATGGGGGCATAA
- the glmM gene encoding phosphoglucosamine mutase: MDQRKYFGTDGIRGQVGLSNVNPEFVLKLGWAVGRVLANGHRKHVLIGKDTRISGYMLESALEAGLAAAGVDISLVGPMPTPAVAYLTQTLRANAGIVISASHNLFEDNGIKFFAADGSKLPDSMELAIERELEKPLLTVSSVKLGKAKRISDAQGRYIEFCKATIPSLTRLSGLKIVVDCANGATYYVAPNVFAELGAHVTSMGDKPDGFNINENCGSTAPEALRQKVLKTGADIGIALDGDGDRLILIDAKGNIVNGDQVLYIITKDRFQRGILHGGVVGTLMSNYGLEKAIANMNIPFLRTKVGDRYVLETLKEKDWRIGGESSGHIVCLDKTTTGDGIIAALQVLACMVKQEKTLAELTEGLTLLPQTLINIKTEHAAKLLEDQRVQASVRALSEKLGNEGRVLLRPSGTEPLLRVMVEGLNQDEVIVQAEHLRDNIVTIEQTLH, from the coding sequence ATGGATCAACGAAAATATTTTGGAACGGACGGGATCCGTGGACAGGTTGGTTTATCAAATGTAAATCCGGAGTTCGTTCTTAAGCTTGGCTGGGCGGTAGGCCGCGTATTGGCCAATGGGCATCGTAAGCATGTATTAATAGGAAAAGACACAAGAATTTCCGGGTATATGCTGGAGTCTGCCTTAGAGGCGGGGCTGGCGGCAGCTGGCGTAGATATAAGCCTGGTGGGCCCCATGCCTACCCCCGCGGTGGCGTATCTGACGCAGACATTACGCGCCAATGCCGGGATTGTAATTAGCGCTTCACACAATTTATTTGAAGATAATGGCATTAAGTTTTTTGCAGCCGATGGAAGCAAGTTGCCAGATTCAATGGAGCTTGCGATAGAGAGAGAATTGGAGAAGCCGCTATTGACAGTTAGTTCTGTCAAACTTGGAAAAGCCAAGCGAATCAGTGACGCTCAGGGGCGTTATATTGAATTTTGTAAGGCGACGATACCCTCCCTAACCCGACTCTCTGGTTTAAAAATTGTAGTAGATTGCGCTAACGGTGCAACATATTATGTAGCCCCAAATGTGTTTGCGGAGCTGGGTGCTCATGTCACTTCTATGGGTGATAAACCGGATGGGTTTAACATCAATGAAAACTGCGGCTCGACTGCGCCTGAAGCATTGCGCCAAAAGGTTCTTAAAACGGGCGCAGACATTGGTATTGCCTTGGATGGTGACGGCGACCGTCTCATATTGATCGATGCAAAAGGGAATATTGTTAATGGTGACCAGGTATTATATATCATTACTAAAGACAGATTTCAGCGCGGTATTCTTCATGGGGGTGTTGTCGGTACTTTGATGAGCAATTATGGTTTGGAAAAAGCAATTGCCAACATGAATATTCCCTTCCTCAGAACAAAAGTAGGGGACCGTTATGTTCTGGAAACTCTAAAAGAAAAGGATTGGCGTATCGGCGGTGAGTCTTCAGGCCATATTGTCTGTCTGGATAAAACGACAACGGGTGATGGAATTATTGCTGCCCTGCAGGTTTTGGCATGTATGGTGAAACAGGAAAAGACGCTTGCCGAGCTGACAGAAGGCTTGACTTTACTACCACAGACGTTAATTAATATTAAAACCGAGCACGCTGCAAAATTACTCGAAGATCAAAGAGTACAGGCTTCAGTGCGGGCACTGTCTGAAAAGCTGGGGAATGAAGGACGCGTTTTATTACGCCCATCGGGTACAGAACCTCTGTTACGTGTAATGGTGGAAGGTTTGAATCAGGATGAGGTGATTGTTCAGGCTGAGCACCTAAGAGACAATATTGTTACCATTGAGCAGACATTGCACTGA
- the tpiA gene encoding triose-phosphate isomerase, with the protein MRKKIVAGNWKMNGQIDQVRSLLHAIVQGLPENLTVDCVIMPAMLHLPLASEILRQTPVFLGAQNLYPKDYGAYTGEISAPMVKEYNCRYAMVGHSERRRFFSESENFVADKFHHVKEHDMIPILCVGETLTEREQGLTEQVVARQIRAVANKEGCFKNCVIAYEPVWAIGTGVPPSPEEVQAVHQFIRELVAEYDSEAAALVTIAYGGSVNDKNAAALFGMSDVDGVLAGGASLNAQQFVEIVKCIN; encoded by the coding sequence ATGCGAAAAAAGATTGTTGCTGGCAATTGGAAGATGAATGGTCAAATTGATCAGGTCAGATCCCTCTTGCACGCCATAGTGCAAGGCTTACCAGAAAATTTGACAGTTGACTGTGTAATCATGCCTGCAATGCTGCATCTGCCACTGGCAAGTGAAATATTAAGGCAGACCCCCGTGTTCCTTGGCGCACAAAATTTGTACCCTAAGGACTATGGAGCTTACACAGGCGAAATTTCTGCACCCATGGTGAAAGAATACAACTGTCGTTATGCAATGGTGGGGCATTCAGAGAGAAGACGTTTTTTTTCTGAGAGCGAAAATTTTGTCGCAGATAAATTCCACCATGTTAAAGAACATGATATGATACCAATTCTTTGTGTGGGCGAGACCCTGACTGAGCGTGAGCAAGGTTTAACGGAGCAAGTAGTTGCCAGGCAAATACGAGCTGTCGCTAACAAAGAAGGTTGTTTTAAAAATTGTGTAATTGCATATGAGCCTGTATGGGCCATAGGAACAGGTGTTCCGCCTTCACCCGAAGAGGTTCAGGCAGTCCACCAGTTTATTAGAGAGTTGGTCGCTGAATACGATAGCGAAGCTGCAGCACTTGTCACAATAGCCTATGGCGGAAGTGTGAATGACAAGAACGCAGCCGCATTATTTGGCATGTCTGATGTGGATGGCGTTTTGGCGGGTGGTGCATCGCTTAATGCACAACAGTTTGTGGAAATTGTTAAATGTATCAACTAA
- the secG gene encoding preprotein translocase subunit SecG: MYQLILMIHVLVAIALIGLVLIQHGKGADIGAAFGSGASNTVFGSQGTGGFLFRFTGGLAIAFFITSLTLSYIVSMQYQKAGQQAIPQQTSVPESKIPVPVDSSTNGKQ; the protein is encoded by the coding sequence ATGTATCAACTAATTTTAATGATTCATGTACTTGTTGCGATTGCCTTAATCGGTCTGGTATTAATCCAGCACGGGAAAGGGGCGGACATTGGTGCGGCATTTGGTTCAGGCGCATCAAATACGGTGTTTGGTAGCCAAGGTACTGGTGGTTTCCTTTTTCGGTTCACCGGCGGTTTGGCAATAGCTTTTTTTATAACTAGCTTGACTTTGTCTTATATTGTTTCGATGCAATACCAAAAGGCAGGGCAACAGGCTATACCTCAGCAGACCAGCGTACCGGAAAGCAAAATTCCAGTGCCGGTTGATAGCAGTACAAACGGAAAACAATAA
- a CDS encoding NADH-quinone oxidoreductase subunit A, protein MLSQYLPILVFIIIGLILGGAMITGGSLLSKSNPNSAKNSPYECGFDAFESSHIPFDVRFYLVAILFIIFDLETAFFFPWALVLRKIGWFGFFSMAIFLGLLVIGFIYEWKRGALEWE, encoded by the coding sequence ATGCTATCACAATATTTACCTATACTTGTTTTTATCATAATTGGTTTGATTCTGGGTGGAGCAATGATAACCGGCGGTTCGCTGTTATCAAAGAGTAATCCAAATTCTGCCAAAAATTCACCTTATGAGTGCGGCTTTGATGCCTTTGAAAGTTCTCATATCCCTTTTGATGTCAGATTCTATCTGGTTGCTATACTATTTATTATCTTTGATTTGGAAACTGCGTTTTTCTTCCCCTGGGCTTTGGTTTTACGCAAGATAGGCTGGTTCGGGTTTTTCTCGATGGCGATCTTTCTAGGGCTCTTGGTTATTGGCTTTATTTATGAGTGGAAGCGTGGTGCGCTAGAATGGGAATAA
- a CDS encoding NuoB/complex I 20 kDa subunit family protein gives MAAAELQKSGFITTSVDKLLGWARSGSMWPMTFGLACCAVEMMHVGAARYDLDRFGIIFRPSPRQSDVMIVAGTLCNKMAPALRKVYDQMPEPRWVISMGSCANGGGYYHYSYSVVRGCDRIVPVDVYVPGCPPTAEALLYGIIQLQNKIRHKTIIEA, from the coding sequence ATGGCTGCTGCAGAATTGCAAAAAAGTGGTTTCATTACAACCAGCGTTGATAAATTATTAGGTTGGGCGCGAAGCGGCTCGATGTGGCCTATGACTTTTGGTCTGGCTTGCTGCGCCGTTGAAATGATGCACGTGGGTGCTGCCCGTTATGATCTGGATCGCTTCGGGATTATTTTCAGACCCAGTCCGCGTCAATCAGATGTCATGATTGTTGCAGGCACTTTATGTAATAAGATGGCTCCTGCCCTGCGTAAAGTTTACGATCAGATGCCAGAGCCGCGCTGGGTGATCTCAATGGGTTCCTGTGCAAATGGAGGAGGATATTATCATTATTCTTATTCCGTAGTCAGAGGTTGCGATCGCATAGTACCCGTCGATGTTTATGTACCTGGTTGCCCTCCAACAGCAGAGGCACTTCTTTATGGCATTATTCAATTACAGAATAAGATAAGACATAAAACAATTATTGAAGCTTAA
- a CDS encoding NADH-quinone oxidoreductase subunit C, which yields MTKLTGLIELFEKELNGITESISLAYDEITIECQAAHVRKVLNQLKNYEEFLFDELIDVCGVDYLDYGRYDWETEAATEKGFSRAVEPQEERVCVWAKPRFAVVYHLLSTIHNHRVRVKVFLEENHLIIPSVHDLWKGANWFERETYDLYGILFENHPDLRRILTDYGFIGHPFRKDFPVSGHVEMRYDAQLEKVIYEPVDIEPRVIIPKVIREDNRYIDTAGISHHD from the coding sequence ATGACAAAATTAACCGGCTTGATTGAACTCTTTGAAAAAGAACTGAATGGTATTACAGAGTCAATTTCCCTGGCCTACGATGAAATAACTATAGAATGTCAGGCAGCACATGTTCGTAAAGTGCTGAACCAATTAAAAAATTATGAAGAATTTTTGTTCGATGAGTTAATCGATGTCTGTGGCGTTGATTATCTGGATTATGGACGTTATGACTGGGAAACAGAAGCAGCCACTGAAAAGGGGTTTTCGCGTGCGGTAGAGCCGCAGGAAGAGCGTGTTTGTGTGTGGGCCAAGCCTCGTTTTGCAGTTGTTTATCATCTATTGTCCACTATTCATAACCATCGAGTTCGAGTAAAGGTATTTCTTGAAGAGAATCACTTAATCATTCCTTCAGTACATGATTTATGGAAGGGAGCAAACTGGTTTGAAAGAGAAACGTATGACCTGTATGGCATTTTGTTCGAAAATCATCCTGACCTGCGACGCATACTGACAGACTATGGTTTTATCGGCCATCCATTCAGAAAAGATTTTCCGGTAAGCGGCCATGTTGAAATGCGTTACGATGCCCAATTGGAAAAAGTTATTTATGAACCCGTGGATATTGAACCACGGGTCATAATACCTAAAGTAATACGCGAGGATAATCGATACATTGATACTGCGGGGATAAGTCATCATGATTGA